The Artemia franciscana chromosome 18, ASM3288406v1, whole genome shotgun sequence genome includes a window with the following:
- the LOC136039001 gene encoding uncharacterized protein LOC136039001 yields MPDNQFSFKKSYSRERIHRNIANVLLDVEENKDIVIMAGHDVSRAFDSGIHPQLLLSASHRGLDRSILRVYKHMHSKFHVFVKVPVQKDFIVSKTTPKTIICAWKGIRQGGVTSRPFYNNSVLEAQKKVQTSFIFRGLDSSLLNYADDVLNLSRTISGIEENFEILRPEYTKIGLKFNAGKSEVVSIDISRNRSIPDIVFLMVILLSCRQA; encoded by the coding sequence ATGCCAGACAATCagtttagctttaaaaaaagctacaGCCGTGAACGTATCCACCGAAATATTGCAAATGTTCTGTTAGACGTGGAAGAAAATAAGGATATTGTTATTATGGCTGGTCATGATGTATCACGGGCGTTTGATTCGGGAATACATCCTCAGCTACTGCTCAGTGCCAGCCACCGTGGGCTTGATCGCTCAATCCTACGTGTTTACAAACACATGCATAGTAAATTTCATGTATTTGTTAAAGTACCTGttcaaaaagattttattgtttcaaaaactaCCCCAAAAACCATAATTTGTGCTTGGAAAGGAATTAGGCAGGGCGGGGTTACATCGCGTCCATTTTATAATAATAGCGTGCTAGAGGCTCAGAAGAAAGTTCAGACATCATTTATTTTTCGAGGCCTTGATTCGTCACTTTTAAATTATGCTGACGATGTCCTGAACCTCAGTCGGACCATTTCTGGcattgaagaaaattttgagattttacgTCCCGAATATACGAAAATAGGGCTGAAGTTTAATGCTGGAAAGAGTGAAGTTGTTTCAATTGATATATCACGCAATCGGTCCATCCCAGATATCGTTTTCTTGATGGTGATCCTGTTAAGTTGTCGCCAAGCATAA